Proteins encoded within one genomic window of Solea senegalensis isolate Sse05_10M linkage group LG11, IFAPA_SoseM_1, whole genome shotgun sequence:
- the ddost gene encoding dolichyl-diphosphooligosaccharide--protein glycosyltransferase 48 kDa subunit, giving the protein MASLTGDVQTNRSNSLPTSNKRSRMATQMRFRLMDNRVILLLSLASMLHCALADGKTLVLLDNLNIRDTHSMFFRSLADRGFDLSFKTADDPSLSLIKYGQFLYDHLVIFSPSVEDFGGNINVETITSFIDGGGNVLVAASSDIGDPLRELGSECGIEFDEEKTAVIDHHNYDVSDPGEHSLIVADPENLLKAPTIVGKPTNKPVLFKGVGMVADPENPLVLDILTGSSTSYSFFPDRPISQYPHAVGKNTLLIAGLQARNNARVVFSGSLDFFSDAFFNSAVQKATAGSQRHEQTGNMELAVALSRWVFKEAGVLRVGAVTHHPVGETSPPAAYTITDLVEYSVVIEMLSEGRWVPFDGDDIQLEFVRIDPFVRTYLKKNGGKYTVQFKLPDVYGVFQFKVDYNRLGYTHLYSSTQVSVRPLQHTQYERFIPSAFPYYASVFSMMSGLFVFSIVFLHMKEKEKSD; this is encoded by the exons ATGGCGTCGCTGACAGGAGACGTGCAGACAAACCGGTCTAATTCTTTACCAACGTCTAACAAACGGAGCAGAATGGCGACCCAAATGAGGTTTAGACTCATGGACAACCGTGTTATTTTGCTCCTCTCGTTAGCCTCCATGTTGCATTGTGCTCTGGCTGACGGCAAGACGCTGGTTCTGCTGGACAACCTCAACATCAGAGACACCCATTCAATGTTCTTCCGCAGCCTGGCAG ATCGTGGCTTTGACCTTTCATTCAAGACAGCTGATGATCCCTCCCTATCTCTGATCAAATACGGCCAGTTCTTGTATGACCACTTAGTCATCTTTTCTCCATCAGTTGAAG ACTTTGGAGGAAATATAAATGTGGAAACCATTACGTCCTTCATTGATGGTGGAGGAAATGTACTGGTTGCTGCCAGTTCAGATATCG GTGACCCTCTGAGGGAGCTGGGAAGTGAGTGTGGCATTGAATTTGATGAGGAGAAGACTGCTGTCATTGACCATCACAACTATGATGTGTCTGATCCTGGAGAG CACTCTTTGATTGTTGCTGACCCAGAGAACCTGCTGAAAGCTCCCACTATTGTCGGCAAACCCACCAACAAACCTGTTCTATTCAAGGGTGTTGG CATGGTGGCAGACCCAGAGAACCCACTTGTCCTGGACATTCTCACAGGCTCTTCCACCTCTTACTCCTTTTTTCCTGACAGACCCATCTCTCAG TACCCACATGCTGTTGGCAAAAACACCCTGCTGATCGCTGGCCTTCAGGCCAGAAACAATGCCAGAGTGGTTTTCAGCGGCTCACTGGACTTCTTCAGCGATGCTTTCTTTAACTCTGCTGTGCAGAAGGCCACAGCTGGATCCCAGAG GCATGAGCAAACAGGAAACATGGAGCTGGCAGTGGCTCTGTCTCGTTGGGTGTTCAAGGAGGCCGGAGTCCTCAGGGTGGGAGCTGTTACCCATCATCCTGTGGGAGAGACCTCTCCCCCAGCAGCATATACCATCACTGACCTTGTG GAGTACAGTGTTGTCATTGAGATGCTGTCAGAAGGCCGCTGGGTCCCTTTCGATGGAGATGACATTCAGCTCGAGTTTGTTAGAATTGACCCCTTCGTCAGGACTTACCTCAAGAAAAATG GAGGTAAATACACCGTCCAATTCAAGTTGCCTGATGTGTACGGAGTCTTTCAGTTCAAGGTAGACTACAACCGACTGGGATACACACACCTTTACTCCTCCACCCAG GTATCGGTGCGCCCCCTGCAGCACACTCAGTACGAGCGTTTCATCCCCTCAGCCTTCCCTTACTATGCCAGTGTCTTCTCCATGATGTCGGGCCTCTTTGTCTTCAGCATAGTTTTCCTGCAcatgaaagagaaggagaagtcAGACTAA
- the plekhm2 gene encoding pleckstrin homology domain-containing family M member 2 isoform X2: MDQLKVKDRILENISLSVKKLQSYFAACEDETPAIRNHDRVLQRLCEHLDHALLYGLQDISSGYWVLVLHFTRREAVRQIDELQHIATNLGRSRAWLYLALSESSLESYLRLFQENQGLLHKYYFKNALVCSHDHLTLFLTLVSGLEFIRFDLELDAPYLDVAPYMPEYYKPHNLLDFEERLPSSDSLSLHSFTSLTSTNLEWDDSAIAPSSEEGDLTDQASCPRSSGSDPQTVISDTVILPASMVKVKVVAYPSPHSPTFRHNPFNEDSDTNTTNTSADVTPVHVASRYNATTTGDDTEIGNNELEVIRMARRRKPAKKRRGRGSTDSSGSIHNSISSDHMEMATEDVDSLNCTVIHVDGEEELSRSRLGSETVEEGEEDGVEDLLRLPEMTDTSMDNVGQPLCDVMDRLNGALDKEATWEHPEEEEKSSDHRPKESTQQPFREDSEGKPPDPVPGETPHSPLVNGHEFLQASAPTKDLCCFTPVSPDSAPTGGGHNDTTEQSQSKTVSGCFEDEGEAKAHTGQEHLMKKDKGDVQGEETDMNTFDEQTQVQEEKLSPSESSHPAEFKVDNNHLLLLMIHVFRENEEQLFKMMRMSTGHMEGDLQPLYLLLTDCYIYLLRKGAAEKPYTVEEAVSYNELDYLSVGLDQQTVTVVCTNRRRKFLLDTADCSLTIWFLSVLKSAMVKGCREPPYPCVLTDATMEKLALTKFVSQESHCEVSEVSIHLYSLVHWEDPMDMTLSPQSGIPSSRITKEGIVQYRSGTTYLGKELWKSCYLVLSNGILYLYAERTDVIPLLSVTMGGEHCGGCRRSNSTERPHAFHVILTERPPLELSANNEQDMAEWMQLLCQSVSKGVIPQGVVPTPCIPCCLVVTDGKLLTCHQDCQTSFFRSLGSVDICDITTVNLESDKEYCVIEFTADRAHFLPPWVLYFSSCGERDRLLQTLDDTWKTIFQVDLPHREVCDPSVQKRCSEALGLMKSAWQRADSLARGRAQREPWC, translated from the exons ATGGATCAACTGAAAGTAAAGGATCGTATACTGGAAaatatctctctgtctgtgaagaAG TTGCAGAGCTATTTTGCAGCCTGTGAAGATGAGACTCCAGCTATCAGGAATCATGACAGGGTCCTGCAGCGCCTCTGCGAACACCTTGACCATGCTCTGCTATATGG GCTACAAGACATCTCCTCAGGCTATTGGGTTTTAGTCCTTCACTTCACCAGGAGAGAGGCTGTCCGCCAGATAGATGAGCTTCAGCACATAGCAACCAACCTTGGTCGAA GCCGTGCGTGGTTATACCTGGCATTGAGTGAGAGCTCTTTAGAGAGCTACCTGCGCCTCTTCCAGGAGAACCAAGGATTACTGCACAAGTATTATTTCAA GAATGCACTGGTCTGCAGTCATGACCACCTCACACTCTTCCTCACACTGGTGTCTGGCCTGGAGTTCATTCGTTTTGATCTGGAGCTG GATGCGCCCTATTTGGATGTGGCCCCCTACATGCCAGAATACTACAAACCCCACAACCTGCTGGACTTTGAAGAAAGGCTGCCCAGTTCAGACAGCTTGTCATTGCACTCCTTTACTTCCCTCACATCCACCAACCTGGAGTGGGATGACAGTGCCATAGCCCCTTCCAGTGAAG AGGGTGACCTGACTGACCAGGCCAGTTGCCCACGATCCAGTGGATCTGATCCCCAAACAGTCATAAGTGACACAGTGATCCTTCCTGCTAGCATGGTCAAGGTGAAGGTAGTAGCCTATCCCTCTCCACACAGCCCCACATTCAGACACAACCCCTTCAATGAAGACTCAGACACCAACACCACCAACACCTCAGCTGATGTCACACCAGTTCATGTAGCCAGCCGCTACAACGCCACCACAACTGGAGATGACACAGAGATCGGCAACAATGAGCTGGAGGTCATCAG GATGGCCAGAAGAAGGAAACCAGCCAAGAAGAGACGAGGGAGGGGCTCTACAGATTCCAGTGGCAGCATCCATAACTCCATCTCTTCTGATCACATGGAAATGGCCACGGAGGATGTGGATTCATTAAATTGCACTGTAATTCATGTGGATGGTGAAGAGGAGTTGAGCAGAAGCAGGTTGGGATCAGAGActgtggaggagggagaagaggatgGGGTAGAAGACCTTCTGCGCCTCCCAGAGATGACCGACACCTCCATGGACAATGTAGGCCAACCCCTCTGTGACGTCATGGATCGTCTTAATGGGGCTTTAGATAAGGAGGCAACCTGGGAGCacccggaggaggaggagaaaagtagTGACCATAGACCCAAGGAATCTACTCAGCAGCCCTTTCGAGAAGACTCAGAGGGTAAGCCTCCTGACCCAGTACCAGGGGAGACGCCTCACTCTCCTCTGGTCAATGGCCACGAGTTTCTGCAGGCCTCTGCTCCGACCAAAGACTTATGCTGCTTTACCCCCGTCAGTCCAGACTCTGCTCCCACAGGTGGTGGCCACAATGACACTACAGAGCAAAGCCAATCAAAGACTGTTTCAGGTTGCTTTGAAGATGAGGGAGAAGCAAAAGCGCATACAGGACAGGAGCACCTCATGAAGAAGGACAAGGGGGATGTCCAAGGAGAGGAAACTGACATGAATACATTTGATGAGCAAACACAAGTACAAGAGGAGAAGCTCAGTCCCTCAGAAAGTTCTCACCCTGCAGAGTTTAA GGTGGACAACAATCACTTGCTTCTTCTCATGATCCATGTATTTAGAGAAAATGAGGAGCAGCTCTTCAAg atgatgaggatgagtACAGGCCACATGGAAGGTGACCTGCAGCCACTTTACCTGCTCCTCACTGACTGTTACATCTACCTACTAAGAAAGG GTGCTGCAGAGAAGCCCTACACAGTAGAAGAAGCTGTTTCTTATAATGAATTGGACTATCTTTCA GTGGGCCTTGATCAACAGACTGTGACAGTGGTTTGCACAAACCGGCGAAGGAAATTCCTGTTGGACACCGCTGATTGCTCGCTGACTAT ctGGTTCCTATCTGTTCTCAAGTCGGCCATGGTAAAGGGCTGCCGTGAGCCACCTTACCCCTGTGTTCTGACTGACGCTACCATGGAAAAACTGGCTCTCACTAAGTTTGTCTCCCAGGAATCTCACTGTGAG gtaTCAGAAGTATCTATCCACCTCTATTCATTGGTCCACTGGGAGGATCCAATGGACATGACTTTGTCTCCACAAAGTGGCATACCAAGCTCCAGAATTACCAAGGAAGGGATTGTGCAGTACCGCTCTGGTACCACCTACCTGGGCAAAGAGCTGTGGAAAAGCTGCTACCTTGTTCTCAG CAATGGGATTCTTTACCTGTATGCAGAAAGAACTGATGTGATACCTCTTCTGTCAGTCACCATGGG AGGAGAGCACTGTGGAGGCTGTCGGCGCTCAAACAGCACAGAGCGCCCCCACGCCTTCCATGTCATCCTAACAGAACGTCCACCACTGGAGCTCAGCGCCAACAATGAGCAGGACATGGCTGAATGGATGCAGTTGCTCTGTCAATCTGTCTCAAAAGGG GTCATCCCTCAGGGTGTGGTCCCTACTCCATGTATCCCATGCTGCCTTGTGGTGACAGACGGAAAGCTGCTAACTTGCCATCAGGACTGTCAGACGAGTTTCTTCCGCTCTCTGGGCAGCGTTGATATCTGTGATATCACCACCGTCAACCTGGAGTCCGACAAGGAGTACTGTGTCATT GAGTTTACGGCGGATCGGGCCCATTTCCTTCCGCCCTGGGTTTTATACTTCAGcagctgtggagagagagatCGGCTGTTGCAGACATTAGACGACACATGGAAAACCATTTTCCAG GTCGACCTTCCCCACAGAGAAGTGTGTGATCCGTCAGTGCAGAAGCGTTGTAGTGAGGCTCTCGGTCTGATGAAGAGCGCCTGGCAGAGGGCGGACAGTCTGGCCCGAGGCAGAGCCCAGCGCGAACCCTGGTGCTGa
- the plekhm2 gene encoding pleckstrin homology domain-containing family M member 2 isoform X1 codes for MDQLKVKDRILENISLSVKKLQSYFAACEDETPAIRNHDRVLQRLCEHLDHALLYGLQDISSGYWVLVLHFTRREAVRQIDELQHIATNLGRSRAWLYLALSESSLESYLRLFQENQGLLHKYYFKNALVCSHDHLTLFLTLVSGLEFIRFDLELDAPYLDVAPYMPEYYKPHNLLDFEERLPSSDSLSLHSFTSLTSTNLEWDDSAIAPSSEDYDFGDIFPVLQSLPSADWEEGDLTDQASCPRSSGSDPQTVISDTVILPASMVKVKVVAYPSPHSPTFRHNPFNEDSDTNTTNTSADVTPVHVASRYNATTTGDDTEIGNNELEVIRMARRRKPAKKRRGRGSTDSSGSIHNSISSDHMEMATEDVDSLNCTVIHVDGEEELSRSRLGSETVEEGEEDGVEDLLRLPEMTDTSMDNVGQPLCDVMDRLNGALDKEATWEHPEEEEKSSDHRPKESTQQPFREDSEGKPPDPVPGETPHSPLVNGHEFLQASAPTKDLCCFTPVSPDSAPTGGGHNDTTEQSQSKTVSGCFEDEGEAKAHTGQEHLMKKDKGDVQGEETDMNTFDEQTQVQEEKLSPSESSHPAEFKVDNNHLLLLMIHVFRENEEQLFKMMRMSTGHMEGDLQPLYLLLTDCYIYLLRKGAAEKPYTVEEAVSYNELDYLSVGLDQQTVTVVCTNRRRKFLLDTADCSLTIWFLSVLKSAMVKGCREPPYPCVLTDATMEKLALTKFVSQESHCEVSEVSIHLYSLVHWEDPMDMTLSPQSGIPSSRITKEGIVQYRSGTTYLGKELWKSCYLVLSNGILYLYAERTDVIPLLSVTMGGEHCGGCRRSNSTERPHAFHVILTERPPLELSANNEQDMAEWMQLLCQSVSKGVIPQGVVPTPCIPCCLVVTDGKLLTCHQDCQTSFFRSLGSVDICDITTVNLESDKEYCVIEFTADRAHFLPPWVLYFSSCGERDRLLQTLDDTWKTIFQVDLPHREVCDPSVQKRCSEALGLMKSAWQRADSLARGRAQREPWC; via the exons ATGGATCAACTGAAAGTAAAGGATCGTATACTGGAAaatatctctctgtctgtgaagaAG TTGCAGAGCTATTTTGCAGCCTGTGAAGATGAGACTCCAGCTATCAGGAATCATGACAGGGTCCTGCAGCGCCTCTGCGAACACCTTGACCATGCTCTGCTATATGG GCTACAAGACATCTCCTCAGGCTATTGGGTTTTAGTCCTTCACTTCACCAGGAGAGAGGCTGTCCGCCAGATAGATGAGCTTCAGCACATAGCAACCAACCTTGGTCGAA GCCGTGCGTGGTTATACCTGGCATTGAGTGAGAGCTCTTTAGAGAGCTACCTGCGCCTCTTCCAGGAGAACCAAGGATTACTGCACAAGTATTATTTCAA GAATGCACTGGTCTGCAGTCATGACCACCTCACACTCTTCCTCACACTGGTGTCTGGCCTGGAGTTCATTCGTTTTGATCTGGAGCTG GATGCGCCCTATTTGGATGTGGCCCCCTACATGCCAGAATACTACAAACCCCACAACCTGCTGGACTTTGAAGAAAGGCTGCCCAGTTCAGACAGCTTGTCATTGCACTCCTTTACTTCCCTCACATCCACCAACCTGGAGTGGGATGACAGTGCCATAGCCCCTTCCAGTGAAG ATTATGATTTTGGTGACATCTTCCCCGTGTTGCAGTCATTGCCAAGTGCAGACTGGGAAG AGGGTGACCTGACTGACCAGGCCAGTTGCCCACGATCCAGTGGATCTGATCCCCAAACAGTCATAAGTGACACAGTGATCCTTCCTGCTAGCATGGTCAAGGTGAAGGTAGTAGCCTATCCCTCTCCACACAGCCCCACATTCAGACACAACCCCTTCAATGAAGACTCAGACACCAACACCACCAACACCTCAGCTGATGTCACACCAGTTCATGTAGCCAGCCGCTACAACGCCACCACAACTGGAGATGACACAGAGATCGGCAACAATGAGCTGGAGGTCATCAG GATGGCCAGAAGAAGGAAACCAGCCAAGAAGAGACGAGGGAGGGGCTCTACAGATTCCAGTGGCAGCATCCATAACTCCATCTCTTCTGATCACATGGAAATGGCCACGGAGGATGTGGATTCATTAAATTGCACTGTAATTCATGTGGATGGTGAAGAGGAGTTGAGCAGAAGCAGGTTGGGATCAGAGActgtggaggagggagaagaggatgGGGTAGAAGACCTTCTGCGCCTCCCAGAGATGACCGACACCTCCATGGACAATGTAGGCCAACCCCTCTGTGACGTCATGGATCGTCTTAATGGGGCTTTAGATAAGGAGGCAACCTGGGAGCacccggaggaggaggagaaaagtagTGACCATAGACCCAAGGAATCTACTCAGCAGCCCTTTCGAGAAGACTCAGAGGGTAAGCCTCCTGACCCAGTACCAGGGGAGACGCCTCACTCTCCTCTGGTCAATGGCCACGAGTTTCTGCAGGCCTCTGCTCCGACCAAAGACTTATGCTGCTTTACCCCCGTCAGTCCAGACTCTGCTCCCACAGGTGGTGGCCACAATGACACTACAGAGCAAAGCCAATCAAAGACTGTTTCAGGTTGCTTTGAAGATGAGGGAGAAGCAAAAGCGCATACAGGACAGGAGCACCTCATGAAGAAGGACAAGGGGGATGTCCAAGGAGAGGAAACTGACATGAATACATTTGATGAGCAAACACAAGTACAAGAGGAGAAGCTCAGTCCCTCAGAAAGTTCTCACCCTGCAGAGTTTAA GGTGGACAACAATCACTTGCTTCTTCTCATGATCCATGTATTTAGAGAAAATGAGGAGCAGCTCTTCAAg atgatgaggatgagtACAGGCCACATGGAAGGTGACCTGCAGCCACTTTACCTGCTCCTCACTGACTGTTACATCTACCTACTAAGAAAGG GTGCTGCAGAGAAGCCCTACACAGTAGAAGAAGCTGTTTCTTATAATGAATTGGACTATCTTTCA GTGGGCCTTGATCAACAGACTGTGACAGTGGTTTGCACAAACCGGCGAAGGAAATTCCTGTTGGACACCGCTGATTGCTCGCTGACTAT ctGGTTCCTATCTGTTCTCAAGTCGGCCATGGTAAAGGGCTGCCGTGAGCCACCTTACCCCTGTGTTCTGACTGACGCTACCATGGAAAAACTGGCTCTCACTAAGTTTGTCTCCCAGGAATCTCACTGTGAG gtaTCAGAAGTATCTATCCACCTCTATTCATTGGTCCACTGGGAGGATCCAATGGACATGACTTTGTCTCCACAAAGTGGCATACCAAGCTCCAGAATTACCAAGGAAGGGATTGTGCAGTACCGCTCTGGTACCACCTACCTGGGCAAAGAGCTGTGGAAAAGCTGCTACCTTGTTCTCAG CAATGGGATTCTTTACCTGTATGCAGAAAGAACTGATGTGATACCTCTTCTGTCAGTCACCATGGG AGGAGAGCACTGTGGAGGCTGTCGGCGCTCAAACAGCACAGAGCGCCCCCACGCCTTCCATGTCATCCTAACAGAACGTCCACCACTGGAGCTCAGCGCCAACAATGAGCAGGACATGGCTGAATGGATGCAGTTGCTCTGTCAATCTGTCTCAAAAGGG GTCATCCCTCAGGGTGTGGTCCCTACTCCATGTATCCCATGCTGCCTTGTGGTGACAGACGGAAAGCTGCTAACTTGCCATCAGGACTGTCAGACGAGTTTCTTCCGCTCTCTGGGCAGCGTTGATATCTGTGATATCACCACCGTCAACCTGGAGTCCGACAAGGAGTACTGTGTCATT GAGTTTACGGCGGATCGGGCCCATTTCCTTCCGCCCTGGGTTTTATACTTCAGcagctgtggagagagagatCGGCTGTTGCAGACATTAGACGACACATGGAAAACCATTTTCCAG GTCGACCTTCCCCACAGAGAAGTGTGTGATCCGTCAGTGCAGAAGCGTTGTAGTGAGGCTCTCGGTCTGATGAAGAGCGCCTGGCAGAGGGCGGACAGTCTGGCCCGAGGCAGAGCCCAGCGCGAACCCTGGTGCTGa